GACCCTGTGAGGCTTGAACTCCTCCATTATGTTTTTTATGCGGATCAGGAGGTCTTCGAGGCTCGTTGCCTCCGGGTACTCGCAGGCTATCTTGAGCTTGCCCTCTGCTTCCATCCTGTTGAAGTCTATGCCCCAGCCTATGGCGTTCCTCATGAGCTGCTCGCGGCTCTCCTCGAAGCCCAAAAGCAGGCACCGCTCGCCGCTCGTGAACCCGCCCTTCATGAACTGCGTTACGATAAGGGTCTTGCCCGCGCCGGTCGCCCCTGACACGAGGACGATGGAGTCGCGGAAAAATCCGCCACCGCACATCCTGTCAAGCTCGCTCGAACCTGAGGTGATGCGCTTGTAGGAAGACTTCTGCTTGAGCTCCAGGGCCGAAAGGGGTATTACCATTATGCCCTGGTGTGGGAATATGGTGAAGGGGAACTCCCCTTTCTGGTGGTATGTGCCGCGGAACTTGAGTATCTCGACCGTCCTCCGACGTTTTTCGTCCTCAAGGACGTTCCTCAAAATGACGACGCTGTCGGCAACGAACTCCTCTATACCGAAGCGCGTGATGCCGCCGTATTCCTGGTTTCTCTCGGCGGTCAGTACGGCGGTGACCTTCATCTTTTTAAGCGCCACCGAAATCCTGAAGAGCTCCTTTCGCACAAGCGAGGAGTCGGCAAACTGGTTGAATACCGCCCCGAGCGAGTCCATCGAGACCCTGGAAGCGCCGATATTCCTCACCGCGTGCTCGATCCTCGCCAGTAGCGCTCCGAAATCGTAAGACCCGCTTTCTATCTGGTCACTTGAGGGCTGGGGAGAGGCGTCGACGAACGCCCATTTCCCCTCCTTTTCCAGCCTGCCGATGTCCCAGCCGAAACTCATCATGTTCTTCCGGATGTCCTCCGGGGACTCCTCGAAGGTCACGAATACGCCGTGCTCGCCTTTCTTGTATATGCCTGCGGAAAGGAACTGCGTGGCAAAAATGGTTTTGGCGCTCCCGGCGGTCCCTGCGACCAGGCATGCGCGCCCCCTGGGGATGCCGCCGTCGGCTATGAGGTCGAATCCCTCGATGCCGGTTTCGATCTTTTCAATGGCTTTCTTCGATTTCCTGCTCGTATTTTTGGCCGCCATTATGCGCACCTCCCGGATTTATCTACTTTACATGCTGGAGATCCAGGCCTAGCAGCACTTTTTCGCTATTCGAAAGGTCGCCTATAATTCTACGCAAAGGAGGCGGGAGCTCTTTTATAAGGGTGGGTGTCGCCAGGATCTTCTCGTCCTCGGCCAGCTGCGGCTGCTCGAGAACGTCGATTATCTGCAATACGTAATTGTCCTTAAGCTCCTCGGAACAGATATGCTGCAGGTTGGATATCGCCTTTTGAGACCTCGATGTCTTCCCTGTGATGTAGAGCTTGAGTTTTATCTTCATTCCGCTATCCTCTGGTCTGGATTGAAAAAGCGTGATTTTGATAATACATCGTCATGAAACCCATGAGTTCCAGGACAGTCATTTGCGCCTCTTCCACGTAAGTCCCGGACTTAAGCTGGTTTGACGACTTGAACTTCTCATACAGGGCTTCGCGGTGCATGTCAAGAATGTCTTTCGGCCCGGCCCTCAGGAAGCCCAGCCTCTCGGACATGGAGCGGAGCTTTCCGGAGATGTCGTATTCGACCTTATATGCGCGCTGCTCAAGGGCCATGTCCAGGATGTCGCTGTATTCCCTTACCAGCCCCTTGTAGATAGAGGGTTGATTTTCCTTGACGGATGCAAGGCCGAAGGCGCTTGCCGTTACCGGCGTAGAATTCGAAGAGGCAAGGCGGTCGAACCCGTCCATCGCCCTCGTGCGGTTCTCAAAAGCCCTGTGCCGCTCCACCTCGGCCATGAGCCTCTGCCTTTCTATCGCGTAGCGGAGCGACCTCACGAGCAGGGCGCTCGGGAGCCGGTTTTTCACGAGGTAATCCTGAGCGCCTTTCTTCAGGGCTTCCATCCCGGTCTTTTCGCTCATTTTGTCGGTAAGTACTACTATCGGTGTGTTGCCTGCTTTTTCGATGCACGCCATCAGCGCTTCAATGCCTGAAGAGCCAGGCAACGCCAAATCCAGCAATATCACATCCGCTTTCTTTCGGGAAAGGTGCCTGAGCCCGGCTGAGATCGAGCCCGCCGCGTGGACCGAGAACTTGACATTCTCGGCCCTGGAAAGCAGTTCCTTGATGTGCGCTGCATATAAGGGAGAGCTCTCAATCAGCAATGCCGAGATCTTCTCAAATTTCATTATCCACCAGCCCTGCGGGGCCGCGGCTTCGCGGCCCGCTTACAAAGACACGTACTAATTCAGCACCTTGTGCAGAACGGAGCTGAAGCTTTTGATGGTATAGGGCTTCAGGATCACATCGGAGAAACCGTACTCCTTGAAATTCGCTATTATAGTGTCGCTGGAATAGCCGCTCGATACTATCGCTTTCGCGTTGGGGTCTATTTCGAGGAGCTTTTTTACCGCCTCCTTGCCTCCCATGCCGCCCGGCACGGTCAGATCCATTATCACCGCATCGAAAGGCGCTCCGGCCTCAAAGGCCTGGCTGTATTTCTCCAGCGCCTCGAGGCCGTCGCCGGCCGTGGCAACCTCGCACCCCATGCATTCGAGCAGCTCTCCTGCCACTTCCCTGATGATATCCTCGTCGTCCATCACGAGGACCCTTCCCCTGGCCTTAAAGATGCTAGCCGATTCATCGGTCTCCCGCTCTGTTGACGCAGAAGTCGAAATCGATGCAGGGATGTAGACATTGAAGGTGGTCCCTTCGCCGGGACTTGAGCTGAAATCTATGTGCCCGCCGTGCTTCTTTATTATTGAATAGGTTATCGCCAGCCCCAGGCCGTTCCCCTTGTGCTTGGTAGTGAAATACGGGTCGAATATCTTCTGGAAGTACTCCTCCGGAATGCCCGCGCCCTGGTCTTTAATGGATATTTTCACATAAGCGTCTCCATTGAGGCCGGAAGCTTCGGGTAAAATGTTCTCACAGCAGACGCTTATGATGCCTCCATTCGGCATGGCCTGCGAGGCATTCAAGACGAGGTTGTGTATCACCTGACCTATCTGGCCAGGGTCCGCGTCCACGGGCCACAGTGTGGCGGGGATGACGAACTCGGAGAGCGCCTTCGAACCGCTGAGCGCGAATGTGGCGGCTTCGGTTACGACCTCCTTGATGACTATGGTCTTTTTTACGGGCTCTCCGCCTTTTGCGAACACAAGAAGCTGGTTCGTGAGGTCAGCGGCCCTTTTTGCGGCCCTTTC
This sequence is a window from Deltaproteobacteria bacterium. Protein-coding genes within it:
- the kaiC gene encoding circadian clock protein KaiC, which produces MAAKNTSRKSKKAIEKIETGIEGFDLIADGGIPRGRACLVAGTAGSAKTIFATQFLSAGIYKKGEHGVFVTFEESPEDIRKNMMSFGWDIGRLEKEGKWAFVDASPQPSSDQIESGSYDFGALLARIEHAVRNIGASRVSMDSLGAVFNQFADSSLVRKELFRISVALKKMKVTAVLTAERNQEYGGITRFGIEEFVADSVVILRNVLEDEKRRRTVEILKFRGTYHQKGEFPFTIFPHQGIMVIPLSALELKQKSSYKRITSGSSELDRMCGGGFFRDSIVLVSGATGAGKTLIVTQFMKGGFTSGERCLLLGFEESREQLMRNAIGWGIDFNRMEAEGKLKIACEYPEATSLEDLLIRIKNIMEEFKPHRVAVDSLSALERVSTTKGFREFVISLTSFIKHQEVAGLFTATTSNLIGGTSITEAHISTITDSIILLRYVEMYGEMLRGLTVLKMRGSMHDKDIREFLIDGKGMHIGKPFRTVSGILTGTPMQMVPERLQRLDAMFKE
- a CDS encoding response regulator, whose translation is MKFEKISALLIESSPLYAAHIKELLSRAENVKFSVHAAGSISAGLRHLSRKKADVILLDLALPGSSGIEALMACIEKAGNTPIVVLTDKMSEKTGMEALKKGAQDYLVKNRLPSALLVRSLRYAIERQRLMAEVERHRAFENRTRAMDGFDRLASSNSTPVTASAFGLASVKENQPSIYKGLVREYSDILDMALEQRAYKVEYDISGKLRSMSERLGFLRAGPKDILDMHREALYEKFKSSNQLKSGTYVEEAQMTVLELMGFMTMYYQNHAFSIQTRG
- a CDS encoding PAS domain S-box protein, whose protein sequence is MDALFFKEIVEKTSEGVIVLDSDGAVRYVNPAGEALLGRNAEDLLGKEFGIPLDGSKIEIDFVRNDGDYGVAELYAERSTCLGVPSYIAYLNDITDRKKAEDALHISEESLAEAQHIAHIGSWEWDLAGSSLKCSEEIFNILGIMSEGFSETLDAFLQTVHPEDREAVRRMMVKATHAGTCSLDFRIVQPNNKERFVHCHAQPKLDRSGKVVSIIGTILDLTERKRIEEEIIKNQKLDSLGVLAGGIAHDFNNLLTGITGSISLAKVLLSPGDRAYKILSDSERAAKRAADLTNQLLVFAKGGEPVKKTIVIKEVVTEAATFALSGSKALSEFVIPATLWPVDADPGQIGQVIHNLVLNASQAMPNGGIISVCCENILPEASGLNGDAYVKISIKDQGAGIPEEYFQKIFDPYFTTKHKGNGLGLAITYSIIKKHGGHIDFSSSPGEGTTFNVYIPASISTSASTERETDESASIFKARGRVLVMDDEDIIREVAGELLECMGCEVATAGDGLEALEKYSQAFEAGAPFDAVIMDLTVPGGMGGKEAVKKLLEIDPNAKAIVSSGYSSDTIIANFKEYGFSDVILKPYTIKSFSSVLHKVLN
- the kaiB gene encoding circadian clock protein KaiB gives rise to the protein MKIKLKLYITGKTSRSQKAISNLQHICSEELKDNYVLQIIDVLEQPQLAEDEKILATPTLIKELPPPLRRIIGDLSNSEKVLLGLDLQHVK